A region from the Methanomassiliicoccales archaeon genome encodes:
- a CDS encoding cyclophilin-like fold protein, with product MTRRVRMTTPHDEFLIELNDTNTAEAIWNALPFDAYTNIWGEEIYFEIPVKMKLERGKKVMEIGEVAYWPDGNALCLFYGPTPISSDDSPVAISPVTPVGRVLGDPKNLRRVGDRMKVTLDRA from the coding sequence GTGACGAGACGGGTGAGAATGACCACGCCACACGATGAATTCCTTATTGAGTTAAACGATACGAATACGGCTGAAGCTATCTGGAACGCCCTTCCTTTCGATGCCTACACAAATATATGGGGTGAAGAGATTTACTTTGAGATTCCAGTAAAAATGAAACTGGAGCGCGGCAAGAAGGTAATGGAAATCGGCGAGGTTGCGTACTGGCCTGATGGAAACGCCCTCTGCCTCTTTTATGGACCGACACCCATAAGCAGCGACGACTCTCCAGTTGCGATTTCGCCCGTCACACCAGTTGGTAGGGTATTAGGGGATCCAAAGAATCTGAGAAGAGTTGGTGACCGGATGAAGGTCACACTCGACCGGGCCTAA
- the ilvC gene encoding ketol-acid reductoisomerase, producing the protein MAKIYHDKDADLNVLKGKKIAVLGYGSQGRAQALCLKDSGLNVVVGVRKGGNSWEQAKKDGVAVAEIPDAVKNADVVMMLLPDEVQEEVYNKYVLPNLKEGCALDFAHGFTVVYGQVKPPKNVDVIMVAPKSPGKREREVFLEGFGVPALIAVEQDYTGHAKEIVLALAKGIGSTRAGVIETTFHEEVTSDLFGEQAVLCGGVTALILAGFDTLVKRGYQPELAYFECLHELKLIVDLIQAGGLVHMWKNVSNTAEFGGLTQRDYIITEETRKAMDRMLDKILSGEFSKEWIADWKNGLKRMKELEKQESERLIEVVGREIRSLFEMKKTND; encoded by the coding sequence ATGGCGAAAATCTATCACGATAAAGATGCGGATCTAAATGTACTGAAGGGCAAGAAAATCGCTGTCCTTGGCTACGGCAGCCAGGGTAGAGCCCAAGCCCTATGCCTAAAAGACAGCGGGTTAAATGTAGTCGTAGGTGTGAGAAAAGGTGGGAATTCCTGGGAGCAAGCTAAAAAGGATGGCGTTGCCGTCGCCGAGATTCCGGACGCTGTCAAGAACGCGGATGTTGTTATGATGCTCCTTCCAGATGAAGTTCAGGAAGAAGTTTACAACAAATATGTGCTCCCGAACCTGAAGGAAGGTTGTGCACTCGATTTTGCGCATGGGTTTACCGTTGTTTACGGCCAGGTCAAACCGCCGAAAAATGTTGATGTCATCATGGTCGCGCCAAAGTCACCTGGTAAGAGAGAGCGAGAGGTCTTCCTAGAGGGATTTGGCGTACCTGCACTCATCGCAGTAGAGCAGGACTACACTGGGCACGCGAAGGAGATCGTTCTTGCGCTCGCGAAGGGCATTGGGTCGACAAGAGCAGGCGTCATCGAGACTACATTCCATGAAGAGGTCACTTCTGATCTCTTCGGAGAGCAGGCGGTTCTTTGCGGCGGCGTCACTGCGCTGATTCTCGCTGGTTTCGATACACTTGTGAAAAGAGGGTATCAGCCAGAACTGGCGTATTTCGAATGCCTTCACGAGCTAAAACTCATCGTGGATCTAATCCAAGCAGGTGGACTCGTACACATGTGGAAGAACGTCAGCAACACGGCCGAATTCGGTGGACTCACGCAGAGAGATTACATTATTACCGAGGAGACGAGAAAGGCGATGGACAGGATGCTCGATAAGATTCTCTCTGGCGAGTTTTCCAAAGAATGGATTGCTGACTGGAAGAACGGTCTCAAGAGAATGAAAGAGTTGGAGAAACAAGAGTCGGAAAGGCTGATCGAGGTTGTTGGCAGAGAAATCAGATCACTCTTTGAAATGAAGAAAACAAACGATTGA